A window of Bacteroidota bacterium genomic DNA:
ACGTGCAAAGATTGAGATTGAGGCGCTGAACGAAGTAGAAACAGCAGAGCGAAAGGTAACCGAACAGGATTTACACCGGCCCGGACTTGCCCTGGCGGGATACATCGGTTTGTTTACCTTTCAGCGCGTACAGATCCTTGGCAATACCGAGAGCCAGTACTTGCGCCACTTGTCGCTTGAAGAGCGACGGCAAGCGTTTCGCAACCTGGTGCAGTTTGCCCTGCCCTGCATATTTCTGACAGAAAGCAATGCGCTTGAAGATGAATTGCTGGCGATGGCAACTGAAGCCGGCATTCCTGTCTACCGCACGCCAACCCCAACAACCCGTTTTATGTCGCTGCTGGGCGACTTGCTCAATGATCACTTTGCCTGGCAGAAACCGGTTCATGGGTCACTTGTGGATGTGTATGGCGTCGGGTTGCTCATTGTTGGGAAAGCCGGCATAGGTAAAAGCGAAGTTGCGCTCGACCTGGTTGAGCGCGGGCATCGCCTCGTAGCAGACGACGTGGTTGTGGCGACGCGCCGCGGCGAAAACCTGCTCATTGGCGCCGGCACAGACCTGGTGCAGCACTTTATGGAAGTGAGAGGGCTCGGGCTTGTCGACGTGCGCGCCATGTTCGGTATCCGTGCCATACGGTTCCAGAAGCGCATTGAGGTCGTTGTAAATATGCAGCTTTGGGATCCTGATGAAGACTACACCCGGATTAGTGTCGTTGATGATACCCATCCGATTCTCGGCGTCGAACTCCCCATGGTGAAAGTGCCGATTACGCCCGGTAAAAATATCACAGTGATCTGTGAGGTCATCGCAATGAATCACATTTTGAGACATTACGGCTATGATCCGGCAGAAATATTCTCTCAAAGATTGGCTGATCAAATTCAGAAAAATAAATCTGGGCAGCCGAACCGTGGACTCCAATATTTGGAACACGATTACGAGTAGGCCGTTTTGCGGTCTTTCCAGTTTTTTTAGGAAAAAAATGGTTGAACCTTCAGGGTTATAGATGAGTGGGACGATATTGTCTTAGAAACTGAGTGCAAATTTGGCAAAAATTTTGTGAGAAGTTTCACAAATGCCACGAATTGATGGATATTGCCTGCTTTCGTGTCGCAAGATGATACTTGCTGTTGACAAGCGCACCCCGCTCAATTATATTCACCTTGCCGTTAGTTAGGACACACGCATAGAATTAATTTCTGTGACCAAATAGCTACCCCTAGGTATTCGTGGACTATCCCCCACATAGTTCAGCCATACACAAGTTTGAAAGGATATAAGTAACTTGTCGATATAAGTCATATATTATGTCGGAAAGTATTCTTGCATCTACTCCTTCGGGTGCTGTTAGTTACTGAATCTTTGAATTTACCTCCGTGTATGCTTTGCCAGGCCAAAGTCGGTATGTGCTGAACATGCCCTTAAAATGAGCCTTTGTTGGTTAGAAGTATTAGGTGGGATAAGAGTTGCTCTTATGGCAAAGAATAGATATTACTACTACGACGAGAATACATTCTCTTTTGTTGAGCTTAAGCCCAAGCGTTCGCGCATTATAAAGCGATCAGCCTTGGTTTTGCTGGTTTCCCTGTTCCTCGCAGGATTTATCAGCTGGGGCATGGACAAAGTTATAGGTACCCCCCAGGAGCTTGCGCTAATTGAAGAGAACGCTGTTCTTCAGGAACAGCTTACGCACGTCAGAGAACGGATGCGCGATTTTTCGGCTGAATTGTCGATGCTTTCGCAATCAGATCAAAACCTTTATCGAACCATTCTTCAGGCAGATCCAATCCCTGAAGACGTGTTAATGATGGGTGTCGGCGGTAAAGATAAGTATGAGGAGTTTGACAGGTTTAGCCCTAATACCTCAGATCAACTCAAAGCTACCGCAGAATTGCTCGATGAATTGGAGCGGAAAGTAAGCCTTCAGAATCAGAGCTACCGCGAGTTGGCTTCTCTGGCAGAAAAACGCAGTGATTGGCTTGTGCAAATGCCGGCTATCCTGCCTGCAAACGGTCGCGTAACGTCTGGCTTCGGCATGCGTTACCATCCAATCTTGAAAATTCGCCGGATGCACGCCGGCATCGATATCCTGCTCCCAACAGGATCTCCTGTGTATGCTACCGGAGATGGTGTAATCCTTGAAACAGGTAGAAACTCGGGTTTGGGTACTTACCTCAAGGTGCAGCACCCTGCTACAGGCTATACAACGGTCTATGGCCATCTCTCAGAAATCCCGAAAGACATCAAGCGCGGCAAGAAAGTCAAGCGTGGTGATCAAATCGGACTGAG
This region includes:
- the hprK gene encoding HPr(Ser) kinase/phosphatase → MRQQSKAFKKEFVSVAALVDLLRERAKIEIEALNEVETAERKVTEQDLHRPGLALAGYIGLFTFQRVQILGNTESQYLRHLSLEERRQAFRNLVQFALPCIFLTESNALEDELLAMATEAGIPVYRTPTPTTRFMSLLGDLLNDHFAWQKPVHGSLVDVYGVGLLIVGKAGIGKSEVALDLVERGHRLVADDVVVATRRGENLLIGAGTDLVQHFMEVRGLGLVDVRAMFGIRAIRFQKRIEVVVNMQLWDPDEDYTRISVVDDTHPILGVELPMVKVPITPGKNITVICEVIAMNHILRHYGYDPAEIFSQRLADQIQKNKSGQPNRGLQYLEHDYE
- a CDS encoding M23 family metallopeptidase; this translates as MAKNRYYYYDENTFSFVELKPKRSRIIKRSALVLLVSLFLAGFISWGMDKVIGTPQELALIEENAVLQEQLTHVRERMRDFSAELSMLSQSDQNLYRTILQADPIPEDVLMMGVGGKDKYEEFDRFSPNTSDQLKATAELLDELERKVSLQNQSYRELASLAEKRSDWLVQMPAILPANGRVTSGFGMRYHPILKIRRMHAGIDILLPTGSPVYATGDGVILETGRNSGLGTYLKVQHPATGYTTVYGHLSEIPKDIKRGKKVKRGDQIGLSGNSGLSTAPHLHYEVRDSKTRKPYNPIFLFLPSMTPEQYQEMFTELEANTSSLD